A genomic region of Mesobacillus jeotgali contains the following coding sequences:
- a CDS encoding glycine betaine uptake BCCT transporter, translating to MNKVSKVFWISLVIASGFVIWGVVAPIQLGEVMDVAKGFFLDTFGWFYQLAASFFLLFALFLIFSKYGKIKLGADEDKPDFSRATWFAMLFSAGMGIGLLFFGVSEPISHFVNPPIGEGGTPEAAKTALRYTYMHWGFHAWAIYAVIALVLAYYKFRKKKPGLMSITLMPLIGERSKGILGTTVDVVAVFATIFGVAASVGLGAAQINGGLNYVAGVPNNFTIQLIIIAVVTVLFLLSASTGLQKGIKYLSNANLILAVLLLFGLLILSPTGFVLDLFTTTLGSYVQNLPSMGLRLTPFNEEQAGWIKDWTIFYWAWWIAWAPFVGTFIARVSKGRTVREFMIAVLIIPTLVCAFWFAVFGGTAIYFEYFEGANISGQSLETALFYVYDLLPFSGALVIITLILITTFFVTSADSATFVLGMQTAKGDLNPPNVVKIVWGLFLSASAVVLMLSGGLSALQTAIIVSAFPLTFVLIAMSFSILKDFRSEVVEKKPKKEKGKLFKKEDKPDPNPV from the coding sequence GTGAACAAGGTATCAAAGGTATTCTGGATTTCTCTCGTCATTGCGAGTGGATTTGTGATTTGGGGTGTGGTAGCTCCAATCCAATTAGGTGAAGTAATGGATGTGGCTAAGGGATTCTTTTTAGACACTTTTGGATGGTTTTATCAATTAGCAGCTTCTTTCTTCCTCCTGTTTGCGTTATTTTTGATTTTTAGCAAATATGGAAAAATAAAGTTAGGAGCAGATGAGGACAAGCCTGACTTCAGCCGTGCAACGTGGTTTGCAATGTTGTTCAGTGCTGGAATGGGTATCGGGTTGCTTTTCTTTGGGGTCTCGGAGCCTATTTCTCATTTTGTAAATCCGCCAATTGGTGAAGGGGGCACACCTGAGGCAGCAAAAACTGCTTTAAGATACACTTACATGCATTGGGGTTTTCATGCCTGGGCTATTTACGCTGTCATCGCACTTGTCCTGGCATACTATAAATTCAGGAAAAAGAAACCTGGTCTGATGAGTATAACCCTCATGCCTTTGATAGGGGAACGCTCAAAAGGAATACTCGGAACCACCGTAGATGTAGTCGCTGTATTTGCAACGATTTTTGGTGTAGCAGCATCTGTAGGATTGGGTGCGGCACAGATAAATGGAGGTCTAAACTATGTTGCGGGAGTACCAAATAACTTCACGATTCAGCTTATTATAATAGCAGTTGTAACTGTTCTTTTTCTCCTATCTGCCAGCACTGGTCTGCAAAAGGGAATTAAGTATTTAAGCAATGCGAACTTGATTTTAGCTGTCCTTTTGCTTTTTGGGTTATTAATCTTAAGTCCAACAGGCTTTGTCCTTGACCTGTTTACGACAACACTTGGGAGCTATGTGCAAAACCTGCCGAGCATGGGTTTAAGATTGACTCCATTTAATGAAGAGCAAGCTGGTTGGATAAAAGACTGGACAATCTTTTACTGGGCATGGTGGATTGCATGGGCACCTTTTGTAGGGACATTCATTGCCCGTGTTTCCAAAGGAAGGACGGTGAGGGAGTTCATGATTGCCGTACTCATCATTCCCACACTTGTTTGTGCCTTCTGGTTTGCGGTATTTGGAGGAACGGCTATTTACTTTGAATACTTTGAAGGTGCCAACATATCCGGTCAAAGCTTAGAAACAGCCCTATTTTACGTATATGACCTTTTACCATTCTCTGGTGCATTGGTCATTATTACATTAATTCTTATTACTACATTCTTTGTTACTTCGGCTGACTCAGCTACATTCGTCTTAGGGATGCAAACAGCGAAAGGAGACTTGAATCCACCAAATGTCGTGAAAATTGTCTGGGGGCTTTTTCTATCAGCATCTGCTGTCGTACTTATGCTCTCTGGTGGACTGAGTGCTTTGCAAACAGCCATCATTGTCAGTGCCTTTCCATTGACCTTTGTATTGATTGCTATGTCCTTCTCAATATTAAAAGACTTTAGGTCAGAGGTTGTTGAAAAAAAACCAAAAAAGGAAAAAGGGAAATTATTTAAAAAAGAAGATAAGCCAGATCCCAACCCTGTA